One window of Arvicola amphibius chromosome 6, mArvAmp1.2, whole genome shotgun sequence genomic DNA carries:
- the Grk6 gene encoding G protein-coupled receptor kinase 6 isoform X2 produces the protein MELENIVANTVLLKAREGGGGNRKGKSKKWRQMLQFPHISQCEELRLSLERDYHSLCERQPIGRLLFREFCATRPELTRCIAFLDGVAEYEVTPDEKRKACGRRLMQNFLSHTGPDLIPEVPRQLVSNCAQRLEQGPCKDLFQELTRLTHEYLSMAPFADYLDSIYFNRFLQWKWLERQPVTKNTFRQYRVLGKGGFGEVCACQVRATGKMYACKKLEKKRIKKRKGEAMALNEKQILEKVNSRFVVSLAYAYETKDALCLVLTLMNGGDLKFHIYHMGQAGFPEARAVFYAAEICCGLEDLHRERIVYRDLKPENILLDDHGHIRISDLGLAVHVPEGQTIKGRVGTVGYMAPEVVKNERYTFSPDWWALGCLLYEMIAGQSPFQQRKKKIKREEVERLVKEVPEEYTEHFSPQARSLCSQLLSKDPAERLGCRGGGAREVKEHPLFKKLNFKRLGAGMLEPPFKPDPQAIYCKDVLDIEQFSTVKGVDLEPTDQDFYQKFATGSVSIPWQNEMVETECFQELNVFGLDGSVPPDLDWKGQPPAPPKKGLLHRLFSRQR, from the exons ATGGAGCTCGAGAACATCGTAGCGAACACGGTGCTACTCAAGGCCCGGGAAG GTGGTGGCGGGAATCGCAAAGGCAAAAGCAAGAAATGGCGTCAGATGCTGCAGTTCCCCCATATCAGCCAGTGTGAAGAGCTTCGGCTCAGCCTTG AACGTGACTACCACAGCCTGTGTGAGCGGCAGCCCATTGGGCGCCTGTTATTTCGTGAGTTCTGCGCCACAAGGCCTGAGCTGACCCGCTGTATTGCCTTCCTGGATGGGGTG GCTGAGTATGAAGTGACCCCAGATGAGAAACGGAAGGCGTGTGGGCGGCGACTAATGCAGAATTTTCTGAGCCACACG GGTCCTGACCTCATCCCCGAAGTTCCCCGGCAGCTGGTGAGTAACTGTGCCCAGCGGCTAGAGCAGGGACCCTGCAAAGACCTCTTCCAAGAGCTGACCCG GCTGACCCACGAGTACCTGAGCATGGCCCCTTTTGCCGACTACCTCGACAGCATCTACTTTAACCGTTTTCTGCAGTGGAAGTGGCTGGAAAG GCAGCCAGTGACCAAAAACACCTTTAGGCAGTACCGAGTTCTGGGCAAAGGTGGCTTTGGGGAG GTATGTGCCTGCCAGGTGCGGGCAACAGGCAAGATGTATGCATGcaagaaactggaaaagaaacGAATCAAGAAGCGGAAAGGGGAGGCCATGGCGCTCAATGAGAAGCAGATCCTGGAAAAAGTGAACAGTAGGTTTGTA GTGAGCTTAGCCTATGCCTATGAGACCAAGGACGCACTGTGCCTAGTGCTGACATTGATGAATGGCGGCGACCTCAAGTTCCACATCTACCACATGGGCCAGGCTGGCTTTCCTGAAGCACGGGCTGTCTTCTATGCTGCCGAGATCTGCTGCGGCCTAGAGGACCTGCACCGGGAACGCATTGTGTACAG GGACCTAAAGCCAGAGAATATCCTGCTGGATGACCATG GCCACATCCGCATCTCTGACCTGGGACTGGCTGTGCATGTGCCCGAGGGCCAGACCATCAAAGGCCGTGTGGGCACTGTGGGCTACATGG CTCCGGAGGTAGTGAAGAATGAGCGGTATACCTTCAGCCCTGACTGGTGGGCGCTCGGCTGCCTCCTCTATGAGATGATTGCAGGCCAGTCACCTTTccagcagaggaagaagaagatcaAGCGGGAAGAAGTAGAGAGGTTGGTCAAGGAGGTGCCCGAGGAATACACAGAGCACTTTTCCCCACAGGCGCGCTCACTCTGTTCTCAG CTTCTCAGCAAGGACCCTGCTGAACGCCTGGGGTGTCGTGGAGGTGGTGCCCGTGAGGTAAAGGAGCATCCTCTTTTCAAGAAACTGAATTTCAAGCGGCTGGGAGCTGGCATGCTGGAACCACCTTTTAAGCCTGAT CCCCAGGCTATTTATTGCAAGGACGTTCTGGACATCGAACAGTTCTCTACAGTTAAAGGGGTGGATCTGGAACCCACCGACCAAGACTTCTACCAGAAGTTTGCCACGGGTAGCGTGTCCATCCCCTGGCAGAATGAG ATGGTGGAGACCGAGTGCTTCCAGGAACTCAATGTCTTTGGGCTGGATGGGTCAGTTCCCCCAGACCTGGACTGGAAGGGCCAGCCACCTGCACCCCCCAAGAAGGGATTGCTGCACAGGCTCTTCAGTCGCCAA aggtgA
- the Grk6 gene encoding G protein-coupled receptor kinase 6 isoform X1: protein MELENIVANTVLLKAREGGGGNRKGKSKKWRQMLQFPHISQCEELRLSLERDYHSLCERQPIGRLLFREFCATRPELTRCIAFLDGVAEYEVTPDEKRKACGRRLMQNFLSHTGPDLIPEVPRQLVSNCAQRLEQGPCKDLFQELTRLTHEYLSMAPFADYLDSIYFNRFLQWKWLERQPVTKNTFRQYRVLGKGGFGEVCACQVRATGKMYACKKLEKKRIKKRKGEAMALNEKQILEKVNSRFVVSLAYAYETKDALCLVLTLMNGGDLKFHIYHMGQAGFPEARAVFYAAEICCGLEDLHRERIVYRDLKPENILLDDHGHIRISDLGLAVHVPEGQTIKGRVGTVGYMAPEVVKNERYTFSPDWWALGCLLYEMIAGQSPFQQRKKKIKREEVERLVKEVPEEYTEHFSPQARSLCSQLLSKDPAERLGCRGGGAREVKEHPLFKKLNFKRLGAGMLEPPFKPDPQAIYCKDVLDIEQFSTVKGVDLEPTDQDFYQKFATGSVSIPWQNEMVETECFQELNVFGLDGSVPPDLDWKGQPPAPPKKGLLHRLFSRQRIAVGTAATVRRSSPPASSPQAEAPTSGWR from the exons ATGGAGCTCGAGAACATCGTAGCGAACACGGTGCTACTCAAGGCCCGGGAAG GTGGTGGCGGGAATCGCAAAGGCAAAAGCAAGAAATGGCGTCAGATGCTGCAGTTCCCCCATATCAGCCAGTGTGAAGAGCTTCGGCTCAGCCTTG AACGTGACTACCACAGCCTGTGTGAGCGGCAGCCCATTGGGCGCCTGTTATTTCGTGAGTTCTGCGCCACAAGGCCTGAGCTGACCCGCTGTATTGCCTTCCTGGATGGGGTG GCTGAGTATGAAGTGACCCCAGATGAGAAACGGAAGGCGTGTGGGCGGCGACTAATGCAGAATTTTCTGAGCCACACG GGTCCTGACCTCATCCCCGAAGTTCCCCGGCAGCTGGTGAGTAACTGTGCCCAGCGGCTAGAGCAGGGACCCTGCAAAGACCTCTTCCAAGAGCTGACCCG GCTGACCCACGAGTACCTGAGCATGGCCCCTTTTGCCGACTACCTCGACAGCATCTACTTTAACCGTTTTCTGCAGTGGAAGTGGCTGGAAAG GCAGCCAGTGACCAAAAACACCTTTAGGCAGTACCGAGTTCTGGGCAAAGGTGGCTTTGGGGAG GTATGTGCCTGCCAGGTGCGGGCAACAGGCAAGATGTATGCATGcaagaaactggaaaagaaacGAATCAAGAAGCGGAAAGGGGAGGCCATGGCGCTCAATGAGAAGCAGATCCTGGAAAAAGTGAACAGTAGGTTTGTA GTGAGCTTAGCCTATGCCTATGAGACCAAGGACGCACTGTGCCTAGTGCTGACATTGATGAATGGCGGCGACCTCAAGTTCCACATCTACCACATGGGCCAGGCTGGCTTTCCTGAAGCACGGGCTGTCTTCTATGCTGCCGAGATCTGCTGCGGCCTAGAGGACCTGCACCGGGAACGCATTGTGTACAG GGACCTAAAGCCAGAGAATATCCTGCTGGATGACCATG GCCACATCCGCATCTCTGACCTGGGACTGGCTGTGCATGTGCCCGAGGGCCAGACCATCAAAGGCCGTGTGGGCACTGTGGGCTACATGG CTCCGGAGGTAGTGAAGAATGAGCGGTATACCTTCAGCCCTGACTGGTGGGCGCTCGGCTGCCTCCTCTATGAGATGATTGCAGGCCAGTCACCTTTccagcagaggaagaagaagatcaAGCGGGAAGAAGTAGAGAGGTTGGTCAAGGAGGTGCCCGAGGAATACACAGAGCACTTTTCCCCACAGGCGCGCTCACTCTGTTCTCAG CTTCTCAGCAAGGACCCTGCTGAACGCCTGGGGTGTCGTGGAGGTGGTGCCCGTGAGGTAAAGGAGCATCCTCTTTTCAAGAAACTGAATTTCAAGCGGCTGGGAGCTGGCATGCTGGAACCACCTTTTAAGCCTGAT CCCCAGGCTATTTATTGCAAGGACGTTCTGGACATCGAACAGTTCTCTACAGTTAAAGGGGTGGATCTGGAACCCACCGACCAAGACTTCTACCAGAAGTTTGCCACGGGTAGCGTGTCCATCCCCTGGCAGAATGAG ATGGTGGAGACCGAGTGCTTCCAGGAACTCAATGTCTTTGGGCTGGATGGGTCAGTTCCCCCAGACCTGGACTGGAAGGGCCAGCCACCTGCACCCCCCAAGAAGGGATTGCTGCACAGGCTCTTCAGTCGCCAA AGGATTGCTGTGGGGACTGCAGCGACAGTGAGGAGGAGCTCCCCACCCGCCTCTAGCCCCCAGGCGGAGGCCCCTACCAGTGGTTGGCGGTAG
- the Grk6 gene encoding G protein-coupled receptor kinase 6 isoform X3, which translates to MTTTGRGVTTAWAGPDLIPEVPRQLVSNCAQRLEQGPCKDLFQELTRLTHEYLSMAPFADYLDSIYFNRFLQWKWLERQPVTKNTFRQYRVLGKGGFGEVCACQVRATGKMYACKKLEKKRIKKRKGEAMALNEKQILEKVNSRFVVSLAYAYETKDALCLVLTLMNGGDLKFHIYHMGQAGFPEARAVFYAAEICCGLEDLHRERIVYRDLKPENILLDDHGHIRISDLGLAVHVPEGQTIKGRVGTVGYMAPEVVKNERYTFSPDWWALGCLLYEMIAGQSPFQQRKKKIKREEVERLVKEVPEEYTEHFSPQARSLCSQLLSKDPAERLGCRGGGAREVKEHPLFKKLNFKRLGAGMLEPPFKPDPQAIYCKDVLDIEQFSTVKGVDLEPTDQDFYQKFATGSVSIPWQNEMVETECFQELNVFGLDGSVPPDLDWKGQPPAPPKKGLLHRLFSRQRIAVGTAATVRRSSPPASSPQAEAPTSGWR; encoded by the exons ATGACGACAACAGGCAGAGGAGTGACCACAGCCTGGGCA GGTCCTGACCTCATCCCCGAAGTTCCCCGGCAGCTGGTGAGTAACTGTGCCCAGCGGCTAGAGCAGGGACCCTGCAAAGACCTCTTCCAAGAGCTGACCCG GCTGACCCACGAGTACCTGAGCATGGCCCCTTTTGCCGACTACCTCGACAGCATCTACTTTAACCGTTTTCTGCAGTGGAAGTGGCTGGAAAG GCAGCCAGTGACCAAAAACACCTTTAGGCAGTACCGAGTTCTGGGCAAAGGTGGCTTTGGGGAG GTATGTGCCTGCCAGGTGCGGGCAACAGGCAAGATGTATGCATGcaagaaactggaaaagaaacGAATCAAGAAGCGGAAAGGGGAGGCCATGGCGCTCAATGAGAAGCAGATCCTGGAAAAAGTGAACAGTAGGTTTGTA GTGAGCTTAGCCTATGCCTATGAGACCAAGGACGCACTGTGCCTAGTGCTGACATTGATGAATGGCGGCGACCTCAAGTTCCACATCTACCACATGGGCCAGGCTGGCTTTCCTGAAGCACGGGCTGTCTTCTATGCTGCCGAGATCTGCTGCGGCCTAGAGGACCTGCACCGGGAACGCATTGTGTACAG GGACCTAAAGCCAGAGAATATCCTGCTGGATGACCATG GCCACATCCGCATCTCTGACCTGGGACTGGCTGTGCATGTGCCCGAGGGCCAGACCATCAAAGGCCGTGTGGGCACTGTGGGCTACATGG CTCCGGAGGTAGTGAAGAATGAGCGGTATACCTTCAGCCCTGACTGGTGGGCGCTCGGCTGCCTCCTCTATGAGATGATTGCAGGCCAGTCACCTTTccagcagaggaagaagaagatcaAGCGGGAAGAAGTAGAGAGGTTGGTCAAGGAGGTGCCCGAGGAATACACAGAGCACTTTTCCCCACAGGCGCGCTCACTCTGTTCTCAG CTTCTCAGCAAGGACCCTGCTGAACGCCTGGGGTGTCGTGGAGGTGGTGCCCGTGAGGTAAAGGAGCATCCTCTTTTCAAGAAACTGAATTTCAAGCGGCTGGGAGCTGGCATGCTGGAACCACCTTTTAAGCCTGAT CCCCAGGCTATTTATTGCAAGGACGTTCTGGACATCGAACAGTTCTCTACAGTTAAAGGGGTGGATCTGGAACCCACCGACCAAGACTTCTACCAGAAGTTTGCCACGGGTAGCGTGTCCATCCCCTGGCAGAATGAG ATGGTGGAGACCGAGTGCTTCCAGGAACTCAATGTCTTTGGGCTGGATGGGTCAGTTCCCCCAGACCTGGACTGGAAGGGCCAGCCACCTGCACCCCCCAAGAAGGGATTGCTGCACAGGCTCTTCAGTCGCCAA AGGATTGCTGTGGGGACTGCAGCGACAGTGAGGAGGAGCTCCCCACCCGCCTCTAGCCCCCAGGCGGAGGCCCCTACCAGTGGTTGGCGGTAG
- the Grk6 gene encoding G protein-coupled receptor kinase 6 isoform X4, which yields MNGGDLKFHIYHMGQAGFPEARAVFYAAEICCGLEDLHRERIVYRDLKPENILLDDHGHIRISDLGLAVHVPEGQTIKGRVGTVGYMAPEVVKNERYTFSPDWWALGCLLYEMIAGQSPFQQRKKKIKREEVERLVKEVPEEYTEHFSPQARSLCSQLLSKDPAERLGCRGGGAREVKEHPLFKKLNFKRLGAGMLEPPFKPDPQAIYCKDVLDIEQFSTVKGVDLEPTDQDFYQKFATGSVSIPWQNEMVETECFQELNVFGLDGSVPPDLDWKGQPPAPPKKGLLHRLFSRQRIAVGTAATVRRSSPPASSPQAEAPTSGWR from the exons ATGAATGGCGGCGACCTCAAGTTCCACATCTACCACATGGGCCAGGCTGGCTTTCCTGAAGCACGGGCTGTCTTCTATGCTGCCGAGATCTGCTGCGGCCTAGAGGACCTGCACCGGGAACGCATTGTGTACAG GGACCTAAAGCCAGAGAATATCCTGCTGGATGACCATG GCCACATCCGCATCTCTGACCTGGGACTGGCTGTGCATGTGCCCGAGGGCCAGACCATCAAAGGCCGTGTGGGCACTGTGGGCTACATGG CTCCGGAGGTAGTGAAGAATGAGCGGTATACCTTCAGCCCTGACTGGTGGGCGCTCGGCTGCCTCCTCTATGAGATGATTGCAGGCCAGTCACCTTTccagcagaggaagaagaagatcaAGCGGGAAGAAGTAGAGAGGTTGGTCAAGGAGGTGCCCGAGGAATACACAGAGCACTTTTCCCCACAGGCGCGCTCACTCTGTTCTCAG CTTCTCAGCAAGGACCCTGCTGAACGCCTGGGGTGTCGTGGAGGTGGTGCCCGTGAGGTAAAGGAGCATCCTCTTTTCAAGAAACTGAATTTCAAGCGGCTGGGAGCTGGCATGCTGGAACCACCTTTTAAGCCTGAT CCCCAGGCTATTTATTGCAAGGACGTTCTGGACATCGAACAGTTCTCTACAGTTAAAGGGGTGGATCTGGAACCCACCGACCAAGACTTCTACCAGAAGTTTGCCACGGGTAGCGTGTCCATCCCCTGGCAGAATGAG ATGGTGGAGACCGAGTGCTTCCAGGAACTCAATGTCTTTGGGCTGGATGGGTCAGTTCCCCCAGACCTGGACTGGAAGGGCCAGCCACCTGCACCCCCCAAGAAGGGATTGCTGCACAGGCTCTTCAGTCGCCAA AGGATTGCTGTGGGGACTGCAGCGACAGTGAGGAGGAGCTCCCCACCCGCCTCTAGCCCCCAGGCGGAGGCCCCTACCAGTGGTTGGCGGTAG